From one Gemmobacter sp. genomic stretch:
- a CDS encoding GNAT family N-acetyltransferase: MVEQGISEAEEFDDLDSAAVHLLALLDDRPMGTARLLRDGRTGKIGRVCVLPQARGTGMGAALIRAGIAHFAAAGDVDTVKLSAQLHALGFYEKLGFAAHGPAYDDAGIPHRDMALALPSRM, encoded by the coding sequence ATGGTGGAACAGGGGATTTCCGAGGCCGAGGAATTCGACGATCTGGACAGCGCGGCTGTGCATCTGCTGGCACTGCTGGACGACCGCCCGATGGGCACCGCGCGGCTGCTGCGCGATGGGCGCACCGGCAAGATCGGCCGGGTCTGCGTGCTGCCACAGGCCCGGGGCACCGGCATGGGTGCGGCGCTGATCCGGGCGGGGATCGCGCATTTTGCCGCCGCTGGCGATGTGGACACGGTGAAACTGTCGGCCCAGTTGCATGCGCTGGGGTTCTATGAAAAGCTGGGCTTTGCCGCGCATGGCCCCGCCTATGACGATGCCGGCATCCCGCATCGCGACATGGCGCTGGCGCTGCCCTCACGCATGTGA
- the dapE gene encoding succinyl-diaminopimelate desuccinylase, which produces MTDAALPAALPLDPRDPVALTAALIRCPSVTPEEGGALVLLEAVLTAAGFACTRVDRNGVPNLFARWGARGHARSFGFNGHTDVVPVGNPADWSCDPFGAEIRDGRIWGRGAADMKSGVAAFVAAALDFVRDTPPDGAVILTITGDEEGPSRDGTLALLDWMATNDEAMSHCLVGEPTCPSEMGEMMKIGRRGSMTGYFTARGVQGHSAYPHRAKNPVSAMARLMDRLASHELDQGTDHFDASTLAVTTIDTGNPANNVIPASCKATVNIRFNDRHSGANLSDWLAAEAARVQAETGVAISVDCSISGESFVTPPGLLSDLVAAAVQAETNRVPELSTSGGTSDARFIKTHCPVVEFGLVGKTMHQVDEHVEVAHIHQLKGIYARILREYFA; this is translated from the coding sequence ATGACCGATGCCGCCCTGCCCGCCGCCCTGCCCCTTGACCCGCGCGATCCGGTCGCGCTGACCGCCGCGCTGATTCGCTGCCCCTCGGTCACGCCCGAGGAGGGCGGCGCGCTGGTGCTGCTGGAGGCGGTGCTGACTGCTGCGGGCTTTGCCTGCACCCGCGTGGATCGCAACGGGGTGCCGAACCTGTTCGCCCGCTGGGGCGCGCGGGGCCATGCGCGCAGTTTCGGCTTCAACGGGCATACCGATGTGGTGCCGGTGGGCAACCCGGCGGACTGGAGCTGCGATCCCTTCGGGGCGGAAATCCGCGATGGCCGGATCTGGGGCCGGGGTGCTGCCGACATGAAGTCGGGCGTTGCCGCCTTTGTCGCCGCCGCGCTGGATTTCGTCCGCGATACCCCGCCCGACGGCGCCGTGATCCTGACCATCACCGGCGACGAGGAAGGCCCCAGCCGCGATGGCACGCTGGCGCTGCTGGACTGGATGGCGACGAATGACGAGGCGATGAGCCATTGTCTGGTCGGCGAACCCACATGCCCCTCTGAGATGGGCGAGATGATGAAGATCGGCCGCCGCGGATCCATGACCGGGTATTTCACCGCGCGGGGGGTGCAGGGCCATTCGGCCTATCCGCACCGGGCAAAGAACCCGGTCTCCGCCATGGCCCGGCTGATGGATCGGCTGGCCAGCCACGAGCTGGACCAGGGGACCGATCATTTCGATGCCTCGACCCTGGCGGTCACCACGATAGATACCGGGAACCCGGCCAACAACGTGATCCCGGCCAGCTGCAAGGCCACCGTCAACATCCGCTTCAACGACCGCCACAGCGGGGCCAACCTGTCGGACTGGCTGGCGGCAGAGGCAGCGCGGGTGCAGGCGGAAACCGGGGTGGCGATCAGCGTGGACTGTTCGATCTCGGGCGAAAGCTTCGTGACGCCGCCGGGCCTGCTGTCCGATCTGGTGGCGGCGGCGGTGCAGGCCGAGACGAACCGGGTGCCGGAACTTTCGACCTCGGGCGGCACGTCGGATGCGCGGTTCATCAAGACCCATTGCCCGGTGGTGGAATTCGGGCTGGTCGGCAAGACCATGCATCAGGTCGACGAACATGTCGAAGTCGCGCATATCCACCAGCTGAAGGGCATCTATGCCCGCATCCTGCGGGAGTATTTCGCGTGA
- the selD gene encoding selenide, water dikinase SelD has protein sequence MTAPLTPPPEPRLTSLSHGGGCGCKIAPGVLSGILRGTPALPVPEALLVGIETADDAAVYRLNDRQALVATTDFFMPIVDDPGDFGRIAATNAISDVYAMGGTPIMALALVGMPINVLSVETIGRILSGGAAVCAAAGIPVAGGHTIDSVEPIYGLVALGLVDPAHLKRNADARPGDVLVLGKPLGVGIQSAALKKGALDAAGYARMIATTTRLNTPGPDLARLPGVHAMTDVTGFGLAGHALEMARGAGADIVLDWARVPLLPGVADLARAGNITGASGRNWASYGAEVALPGDFPPEARALLTDPQTSGGLLVACAPDSLAEVLAIFHRHGFADAGVIGQVGPPGPAPRLRLG, from the coding sequence ATGACCGCCCCGCTGACCCCACCGCCCGAACCGCGCCTGACCTCGCTGTCCCACGGGGGTGGCTGCGGCTGCAAGATCGCGCCGGGCGTGCTGTCGGGCATCCTGCGCGGCACCCCCGCCTTGCCGGTGCCCGAGGCGCTGCTGGTCGGGATCGAGACCGCCGACGATGCCGCCGTCTACCGCCTGAACGACCGGCAGGCCCTGGTCGCCACCACCGATTTCTTCATGCCCATCGTCGACGATCCGGGCGATTTCGGCCGCATCGCGGCCACCAATGCGATTTCCGATGTCTATGCCATGGGCGGCACGCCCATCATGGCGCTGGCGCTGGTGGGCATGCCCATCAACGTGCTGTCGGTGGAAACCATCGGCCGCATCCTGTCGGGCGGCGCCGCGGTCTGTGCGGCGGCCGGCATTCCGGTGGCCGGCGGCCACACCATCGATTCCGTCGAACCGATCTACGGCCTTGTCGCGCTGGGTCTGGTCGACCCCGCCCATCTGAAGCGCAACGCCGATGCCCGGCCCGGCGATGTGCTGGTGCTGGGCAAGCCGCTGGGGGTGGGCATCCAGTCGGCGGCACTGAAAAAGGGCGCGCTGGATGCAGCCGGCTACGCCCGGATGATCGCCACCACCACCCGGCTGAACACCCCCGGCCCCGATCTGGCCCGCCTGCCCGGCGTCCATGCCATGACCGATGTCACGGGCTTCGGCCTTGCCGGCCATGCGCTGGAAATGGCGCGCGGCGCAGGTGCCGATATCGTGCTGGACTGGGCCCGCGTGCCGCTGCTGCCCGGCGTGGCCGATCTGGCCCGTGCCGGCAACATCACCGGCGCATCGGGGCGCAACTGGGCCAGCTATGGCGCCGAAGTGGCGCTGCCCGGCGATTTCCCGCCCGAGGCGCGCGCCCTGCTGACCGATCCGCAAACCTCGGGCGGGCTGCTGGTGGCCTGCGCGCCGGACAGTCTGGCCGAGGTGCTGGCGATTTTCCACCGCCACGGCTTTGCCGATGCCGGCGTGATCGGCCAGGTCGGGCCCCCCGGCCCGGCCCCCCGGCTGCGGCTGGGCTGA
- the mnmH gene encoding tRNA 2-selenouridine(34) synthase MnmH, producing MPITLASLTDLAALPFDDIIDVRSPAEFADDHLPGAINLPVLDNDERARVGTIYKQVSPFDARKLGGALVAANAARHLLGPLAARPGGWRPLVHCWRGGMRSGSFATILSSVGWRTETLTGGYKAWRALVVQALYDHPPPAPVVLLDGNTGSAKTELLALMPARGVQVIDLEGLANHRGSLFGAMGPQPPQKLFEGRLAMALAGLDPTRPVLVEAESAKVGNLRLPPPLWQAMTTAPRLAIAAPLEERAAYLTRSYADITDDPARLADTLAALRPYHPADRIAQWQALATTGGFAALAADLVYHHYDPRYRKHRDRATVPVTAIAAPSLAPAALPAVADRLANALHSMTQTKGAA from the coding sequence ATGCCCATCACCCTCGCCTCGCTGACCGATCTTGCCGCGCTGCCGTTCGATGACATCATCGACGTGCGCTCGCCTGCGGAATTCGCCGACGATCACCTGCCCGGCGCCATCAACCTGCCAGTGCTGGACAATGACGAACGCGCCCGCGTCGGCACGATCTACAAACAGGTCTCGCCCTTCGATGCCCGCAAGCTGGGCGGCGCGCTGGTGGCGGCCAATGCGGCGCGCCACCTGCTGGGCCCGCTGGCGGCAAGGCCCGGCGGCTGGCGCCCGCTGGTGCATTGCTGGCGCGGCGGGATGCGGTCGGGATCGTTCGCCACCATCCTGTCCAGCGTCGGCTGGCGGACCGAAACCCTGACCGGCGGCTACAAGGCCTGGCGCGCGCTGGTGGTGCAGGCCCTGTATGACCACCCGCCCCCTGCGCCGGTCGTGCTGCTGGATGGCAACACCGGATCGGCCAAGACGGAACTGCTGGCCCTGATGCCCGCGCGCGGGGTCCAGGTGATCGACCTTGAAGGGCTGGCGAATCACCGTGGCTCGCTGTTCGGGGCCATGGGTCCGCAACCGCCGCAAAAGCTGTTCGAAGGCCGGCTGGCCATGGCGCTGGCCGGGCTGGACCCAACCCGCCCCGTGCTGGTCGAGGCGGAAAGCGCCAAGGTCGGCAACCTGCGCCTGCCACCCCCGCTGTGGCAGGCCATGACCACCGCCCCCCGCCTTGCCATTGCGGCGCCGCTGGAGGAACGCGCGGCCTATCTGACGCGCAGCTATGCCGATATCACCGATGATCCCGCCCGGCTGGCCGATACGCTGGCCGCGTTGCGCCCCTACCATCCGGCCGACCGCATCGCGCAGTGGCAGGCGCTGGCCACCACGGGCGGCTTTGCCGCGCTGGCCGCCGATCTGGTGTACCACCATTACGACCCGCGCTACCGCAAGCATCGCGACCGGGCCACGGTGCCGGTGACCGCCATCGCCGCGCCCTCGCTGGCACCGGCCGCCCTGCCCGCAGTGGCCGACCGGCTGGCCAATGCGCTGCACAGCATGACCCAGACCAAAGGTGCCGCATGA
- a CDS encoding GlsB/YeaQ/YmgE family stress response membrane protein, with the protein MGLGIIMSIIVGGLAGWIASIVMKADTGLFTNIILGIVGAVVLNVLLGWAGIYAERAWLPQLIVGAAGAALLIGLGRMIRR; encoded by the coding sequence ATGGGACTTGGCATCATCATGTCGATCATCGTCGGCGGCCTGGCCGGATGGATCGCCAGCATCGTCATGAAGGCCGATACCGGCCTTTTCACCAACATCATCCTGGGCATCGTCGGCGCGGTGGTGCTGAACGTGCTGCTGGGCTGGGCCGGCATCTATGCCGAACGCGCCTGGCTGCCGCAGCTGATCGTCGGCGCGGCGGGCGCGGCGCTGCTGATCGGCCTTGGCCGGATGATCCGGCGCTGA
- the dapD gene encoding 2,3,4,5-tetrahydropyridine-2,6-dicarboxylate N-succinyltransferase: MSNAALEAAIEAAWETRDTITPATRGETRDAIEDTLSALDAGTLRVAEKRGADWHVKQWAKKAVLLGFRIKDMELQSGGPQGGGWWDKVDSKFAGWGDNQWRAAGFRAVPNAVVRRSAYIAPGVVLMPSFVNLGAYVDSGTMVDTWATVGSCAQIGKNVHLSGGVGIGGVLEPMQAGPTIIEDNCFIGARSEVVEGCIVREGSVLGMGVFIGKSTKIVDRETGEVMYGEVPAGSVVVAGSLPSKNGVNLYCAVIVKRVDAQTRSKTSINELLRD, from the coding sequence ATGTCCAACGCCGCCCTTGAAGCCGCCATCGAAGCCGCGTGGGAAACCCGCGACACGATCACCCCCGCCACCCGCGGCGAAACCCGCGACGCCATCGAGGATACGCTGTCGGCACTGGATGCCGGCACGCTGCGCGTGGCGGAAAAGCGGGGCGCCGACTGGCATGTGAAGCAGTGGGCGAAAAAGGCGGTTCTGCTGGGCTTCCGCATCAAGGACATGGAACTGCAATCCGGCGGCCCGCAGGGTGGCGGCTGGTGGGACAAGGTCGACAGCAAGTTCGCCGGCTGGGGTGACAACCAGTGGCGCGCGGCCGGCTTTCGCGCGGTGCCGAACGCGGTGGTGCGCCGCTCGGCCTATATCGCGCCCGGCGTGGTGCTGATGCCGTCCTTCGTGAACCTGGGCGCCTATGTCGATTCGGGCACGATGGTGGATACCTGGGCCACCGTGGGCAGCTGCGCCCAGATCGGCAAGAACGTCCACCTGTCGGGCGGCGTCGGCATCGGCGGGGTGCTGGAACCCATGCAGGCCGGCCCCACGATCATCGAGGACAACTGCTTCATCGGCGCCCGGTCCGAGGTGGTCGAAGGCTGCATCGTGCGCGAAGGCAGCGTGCTGGGCATGGGCGTGTTCATCGGCAAGTCGACCAAGATCGTCGACCGCGAAACCGGCGAAGTGATGTATGGCGAGGTTCCGGCCGGTTCCGTCGTCGTCGCGGGGTCGCTGCCGTCGAAGAACGGCGTGAACCTCTACTGCGCGGTGATCGTGAAACGGGTCGATGCGCAGACCCGCTCCAAGACCTCGATCAACGAGCTGCTGCGGGATTGA
- a CDS encoding TIGR00730 family Rossman fold protein, which translates to MTDDSRSHSFRDSVQDIEAAVRVPDTPQTRAPAYRLAFTDADFMTREELRPVRLQLELLKPQIVMDERGIQSTIVLFGGARIPAPDRIETARTPALAELSKYYDEARRFARLMTERSMASYGRENVIATGGGPGVMEAGNRGAHEAGGQSIGLNIVLPHEQAPNAYVTPDLCFNFHYFAIRKMHFLMRAKAVCVFPGGFGTLDEMFEALTLIQTGRMKRVPFLLFGQAFWENIINWQALAEAGTISADDLDLFRYVETAEEAVGVIDAWRVPGC; encoded by the coding sequence ATGACCGACGACAGCCGCAGCCATTCCTTTCGCGACAGCGTGCAGGATATCGAGGCCGCCGTCCGCGTGCCCGATACGCCCCAGACCCGCGCGCCGGCCTATCGGCTGGCCTTCACCGATGCCGATTTCATGACGCGCGAGGAATTGCGCCCCGTCCGGCTGCAACTGGAATTGCTGAAACCCCAGATCGTGATGGACGAACGCGGCATTCAAAGCACCATCGTGCTGTTCGGCGGCGCCCGCATTCCGGCGCCCGACCGGATCGAGACGGCGCGCACCCCCGCGCTGGCCGAACTGTCGAAATACTACGACGAGGCGCGCCGCTTTGCCCGGCTGATGACCGAACGCAGCATGGCCAGCTACGGGCGCGAGAACGTGATTGCCACCGGCGGCGGCCCCGGCGTGATGGAGGCCGGCAACCGCGGCGCGCATGAGGCGGGGGGCCAGTCGATTGGCCTGAACATCGTGCTGCCGCATGAACAGGCGCCCAATGCCTATGTGACGCCGGATCTGTGCTTCAACTTCCACTATTTCGCGATCCGCAAGATGCATTTCCTGATGCGGGCCAAGGCGGTCTGCGTGTTCCCCGGCGGGTTCGGCACGCTGGACGAGATGTTCGAGGCGCTGACCCTGATCCAGACCGGCCGGATGAAGCGGGTGCCCTTCCTGCTGTTCGGCCAGGCGTTCTGGGAAAACATCATCAACTGGCAGGCGCTGGCCGAGGCCGGAACGATTTCTGCCGACGATCTGGATCTGTTCCGCTATGTGGAAACGGCGGAGGAGGCGGTGGGCGTGATTGATGCGTGGCGGGTGCCCGGGTGTTGA
- a CDS encoding tellurite resistance TerB family protein: MSADTPSMSPQDALVAVMIAVSASDELMRTAELVAIQRIVNHLPVFADYDADRMRTVANTVFDLLEEEDGLDALFGLVRDALPERLFETAYALACDVAAADGTLRQPELRMLEEIRHELNVSRLHAAAIEQGARARHQRA; the protein is encoded by the coding sequence ATGTCTGCCGATACCCCCTCGATGTCGCCCCAGGACGCGCTGGTCGCGGTGATGATCGCGGTTTCCGCCTCGGATGAGCTGATGCGCACCGCCGAACTGGTCGCCATCCAGCGCATCGTGAATCACCTTCCCGTCTTTGCCGACTACGACGCCGACCGCATGCGCACCGTCGCCAACACCGTCTTTGACCTGCTGGAGGAGGAAGACGGCCTGGACGCCCTGTTCGGCCTGGTGCGCGACGCCCTGCCCGAACGGCTGTTCGAAACCGCCTATGCCCTGGCCTGCGACGTCGCCGCCGCAGACGGGACACTGCGCCAGCCCGAGTTGCGGATGCTGGAGGAGATCCGGCACGAACTGAACGTCAGCCGCCTGCACGCCGCGGCCATCGAGCAGGGGGCAAGGGCGCGGCATCAGCGGGCGTAG
- a CDS encoding lysine--tRNA ligase, with amino-acid sequence MSALRDAAMKSKAWPFEEARRILKRYEKKPPAKGHVLFETGYGPSGLPHIGTFGEVARTTMIRRAFQLISDIPTRLVCFSDDLDGMRKVPDNVPQQDMLRDNLQRPLTSVPDPFGDYESFGHHNNAMLRRFLDTFGFEYEFISATDFYRSGQFDAVLLRAAERYDAIMEVMLASLREERQQSYSCFLPIHPETGRVLYVPMKEVNAKDGTITFDDDTGREWTLPVTGGNVKLQWKPDFGARWAALDVDFEMYGKDHSTNTPIYDRICEILGGKKPEHFTYELFLDENGEKISKSKGNGLTIDEWLTYASTESLSYFMYLKPKTAKRMHFDVIPKAVDEYHQQLRAYAETNDPDKQVNNPVWHIHSGHPPKSDMVVPFSMLLNLASVAGATDARGLWGFIRRYAPEASPETNPQLDQAAGFAVRYYADFVAPKRVFRLPTDQERAAMEDLSARLAAWDGGLNDEALQSMTFAVGKDHGFENLRDWFKALYEVLLGASDGPRFGGFIALYGIAETRALLAKGLAGDLV; translated from the coding sequence ATGTCTGCCCTGCGTGACGCCGCGATGAAATCGAAAGCCTGGCCGTTCGAAGAGGCGCGCCGCATCCTCAAACGCTATGAAAAGAAGCCGCCGGCCAAGGGGCATGTGCTGTTCGAAACCGGCTACGGCCCCAGCGGCCTGCCGCATATCGGCACTTTTGGCGAGGTGGCGCGCACGACGATGATCCGCCGGGCGTTCCAGCTGATCAGCGACATTCCGACGCGGCTGGTGTGTTTCTCGGACGACCTCGACGGCATGCGCAAGGTGCCCGACAATGTGCCGCAGCAGGACATGCTGCGCGACAACCTGCAACGCCCGCTGACCAGCGTGCCCGACCCGTTCGGCGATTACGAAAGCTTCGGCCACCACAACAACGCCATGCTGCGCCGGTTCCTAGATACCTTCGGGTTCGAATACGAATTCATCAGCGCGACCGACTTTTACCGCTCGGGCCAGTTCGACGCGGTGCTGCTGCGCGCGGCGGAACGCTATGATGCGATCATGGAGGTGATGCTGGCATCCTTGCGTGAAGAACGCCAGCAAAGCTACAGCTGCTTCCTGCCGATCCACCCGGAAACCGGCCGGGTGCTGTATGTGCCGATGAAAGAGGTGAATGCCAAGGACGGCACCATCACCTTTGACGATGACACGGGCCGCGAATGGACGCTGCCGGTGACGGGCGGCAATGTAAAGCTGCAATGGAAGCCCGATTTCGGCGCCCGCTGGGCGGCGCTGGATGTGGACTTTGAAATGTATGGCAAGGACCATTCCACCAATACCCCGATCTATGACCGGATCTGCGAGATATTGGGGGGCAAGAAGCCGGAGCATTTCACCTATGAATTGTTCCTGGATGAAAACGGCGAAAAGATTTCCAAGTCGAAAGGCAACGGGCTGACCATCGACGAATGGCTGACCTATGCCTCGACCGAAAGCCTGTCGTATTTCATGTATCTCAAGCCGAAAACCGCCAAGCGGATGCATTTCGACGTGATCCCCAAGGCGGTGGACGAATACCACCAGCAATTGCGCGCCTATGCGGAAACCAATGACCCCGACAAGCAGGTGAACAACCCGGTCTGGCATATTCATTCCGGCCATCCGCCGAAATCGGACATGGTTGTGCCGTTCTCGATGCTGCTGAACCTGGCCTCGGTGGCGGGGGCGACGGATGCCAGGGGGCTGTGGGGGTTCATCCGGCGCTATGCCCCCGAGGCCAGCCCGGAAACCAATCCGCAGCTGGATCAGGCGGCCGGATTCGCCGTGCGCTATTACGCCGATTTCGTGGCGCCCAAGCGGGTGTTCCGCCTGCCGACCGATCAGGAGCGGGCGGCGATGGAGGATCTGTCGGCGCGGCTGGCCGCCTGGGACGGCGGGCTGAACGACGAGGCCTTGCAGTCGATGACCTTTGCCGTGGGCAAGGACCATGGGTTCGAAAACCTGCGCGACTGGTTCAAGGCGCTTTACGAGGTGCTGCTGGGCGCCAGCGACGGGCCGCGCTTCGGCGGGTTCATCGCGCTTTACGGCATTGCGGAAACCCGGGCGCTGCTGGCGAAGGGATTGGCCGGCGATCTGGTGTGA
- a CDS encoding M3 family metallopeptidase, with the protein MTNPLLAPSRAPFDLPPFAEIRDEDFAPAFDAALAEARANIAAIAGNPEPASFANTIAAMETAEDALDHVSSVFFNLVGADSTPAREALQRDLAPKLAAWGSEKVLNPALFARVEAVWQARDGLELDPEQARLLDLTRRGFVRAGAALAPDQAGRMKVLNERAAVLGTQFAQNLLADERDWFMDLTEADLEGLPDFVKTAARDAGAERGRPGPVITLGRSLIVPFLQFSPRRDLRERAFRAWVARGENGGATDNRGVATETLAIRHERAQLLGYPDFAAYKLETEMARDPGKVRDLLMRVWAPARARAGADAAVLTAMMHADGINGDLEPWDWRYYSEQRRKAEHDLDEAALKPYLSLEAMIAAAFDCANRLFGLEFRALEVPLYHPDARAWEVTKDGAHVAVFIGDYFARPSKRSGAWMSSFRGQRKFGGAERPVIVNVCNFVKGTPALLSWDDARTLFHEFGHALHGMLSDVTYGSLSGTNVARDFVELPSQLYEHWLSVPQVLEAHARHWQTGAAMPADLRERLLAAQTYDQGFATVEYVASALVDMAFHEGAPPADPMARQAEVLAGLGMPRAIVMRHATPHFGHVFSGGGYAAGYYSYMWSEVMDADAFEAFEEAGGAFDAGTAARLHDFILSKGGSVEADRLYLAFRGRMPGPEALLKGRGLLEVAA; encoded by the coding sequence ATGACCAATCCGCTGCTGGCGCCGTCGCGCGCGCCCTTTGATCTGCCGCCCTTTGCCGAGATCCGGGACGAGGATTTCGCGCCTGCCTTCGATGCGGCGCTGGCCGAGGCGCGCGCGAATATCGCGGCGATCGCCGGCAACCCCGAGCCTGCAAGCTTTGCCAATACCATCGCGGCGATGGAAACCGCCGAAGACGCGCTGGATCATGTGTCATCGGTGTTCTTCAACCTGGTGGGGGCCGACAGCACCCCCGCGCGCGAGGCGTTGCAGCGCGATCTGGCGCCGAAACTGGCGGCCTGGGGCAGCGAAAAGGTGCTGAACCCCGCCCTGTTCGCCCGGGTCGAGGCGGTGTGGCAGGCGCGCGACGGGCTGGAACTGGACCCCGAACAGGCGCGTCTGCTGGATCTGACGCGGCGTGGTTTCGTGCGGGCGGGTGCCGCGCTGGCGCCCGATCAGGCCGGGCGCATGAAGGTGCTGAACGAACGCGCCGCCGTGCTGGGCACGCAATTCGCGCAGAACCTGCTGGCGGATGAGCGCGACTGGTTCATGGACCTGACCGAGGCCGACCTTGAGGGTCTGCCCGATTTCGTCAAGACCGCCGCCCGCGATGCCGGGGCAGAGCGGGGGCGGCCGGGCCCGGTGATCACGCTGGGGCGGTCGCTGATCGTGCCGTTCCTGCAATTCTCGCCCCGCCGCGACCTGCGCGAACGGGCGTTCCGGGCCTGGGTAGCACGGGGCGAAAACGGCGGCGCAACCGACAACCGCGGCGTCGCGACTGAAACGCTGGCGATCCGGCATGAACGGGCGCAGTTGCTGGGCTACCCCGATTTCGCCGCCTACAAGCTGGAAACCGAGATGGCGCGCGATCCGGGCAAGGTGCGCGACCTGCTGATGCGGGTCTGGGCGCCGGCCCGGGCGCGGGCAGGGGCGGATGCGGCGGTGCTGACGGCGATGATGCATGCCGACGGGATCAATGGCGATCTGGAGCCCTGGGACTGGCGCTATTATTCCGAACAGCGCCGCAAGGCCGAACATGATCTGGATGAGGCGGCGCTGAAGCCCTATCTGTCGCTGGAGGCGATGATTGCGGCGGCGTTCGATTGTGCCAACCGCCTGTTCGGGCTGGAGTTCCGGGCGCTGGAGGTGCCGCTCTATCACCCCGATGCCCGGGCGTGGGAGGTGACGAAGGACGGCGCGCATGTTGCGGTGTTCATCGGCGACTATTTCGCGCGGCCGTCCAAGCGGTCGGGGGCCTGGATGTCGTCGTTCCGGGGGCAGCGCAAGTTTGGCGGGGCCGAGCGGCCGGTGATCGTGAACGTGTGCAACTTCGTCAAGGGCACCCCGGCGCTGTTGTCCTGGGATGATGCGCGCACGCTGTTCCACGAATTCGGCCATGCACTGCACGGGATGCTGTCGGATGTGACCTATGGGTCGCTGTCGGGCACCAATGTGGCGCGCGATTTCGTGGAACTGCCCAGCCAGCTTTACGAACACTGGCTGTCGGTGCCGCAGGTGCTGGAGGCCCACGCCCGCCACTGGCAGACCGGCGCGGCGATGCCGGCCGATCTGCGCGAACGGCTGCTGGCGGCGCAGACCTATGACCAGGGCTTTGCCACGGTGGAATATGTTGCCTCGGCGCTGGTGGACATGGCGTTCCACGAAGGGGCGCCGCCGGCCGATCCGATGGCAAGACAGGCCGAGGTGCTGGCGGGCCTTGGCATGCCCCGCGCCATCGTGATGCGCCATGCGACGCCGCATTTCGGGCATGTGTTTTCGGGCGGCGGCTATGCGGCGGGCTATTACAGCTACATGTGGTCCGAGGTGATGGACGCCGACGCCTTCGAGGCGTTCGAGGAAGCGGGCGGTGCCTTTGACGCCGGGACGGCGGCCAGGCTGCATGACTTCATCCTGTCGAAAGGCGGATCGGTCGAGGCGGACCGGCTGTATCTGGCCTTCCGGGGCCGGATGCCCGGGCCCGAGGCGCTGTTGAAGGGCCGGGGACTGCTGGAGGTGGCGGCGTGA
- a CDS encoding LLM class flavin-dependent oxidoreductase: MKLSVLDLAPVPDGSSFADALRNSADLAQHAEALGYERYWLAEHHNMPGIASAATPLVIQHVAAATRTIRVGAGGIMLPNHAPLVVAEQFGTLATLFPGRIDLGLGRAPGTDQPTMRALRRYMAGAETFPDDVVELLGFLGDATDGQVHAFPGQGTHVPVWILGSSTFGAQLAAYLGLPYAFASHFAPDFLHQAAATYRAQFRPSAWLDKPYFMMGMGCFAAETDEEARFLRTSMQQTFANLRLGRPGKLQPPVRDYETRFAPSVRAGVDHALSCSATGGPETLRAEFLRVTADLHPDEVILATQVFDHAARKRSYAIAAEVLRGL, from the coding sequence GTGAAACTTTCCGTCCTTGATCTGGCGCCGGTGCCCGATGGCAGCAGCTTTGCCGATGCGCTGCGGAATTCCGCCGATCTGGCGCAGCATGCCGAGGCGCTTGGGTATGAACGTTACTGGCTGGCCGAACATCACAACATGCCGGGCATTGCCAGTGCCGCGACGCCGCTGGTGATCCAGCATGTCGCGGCGGCGACGCGGACGATCCGGGTGGGGGCGGGGGGGATAATGCTGCCCAACCATGCGCCGCTGGTGGTGGCGGAACAGTTCGGCACGCTGGCCACGCTGTTTCCCGGCCGCATCGACCTGGGCCTGGGCCGGGCGCCCGGCACCGACCAGCCGACCATGCGCGCGCTGCGGCGCTACATGGCGGGGGCCGAGACCTTTCCCGACGATGTGGTGGAACTGCTGGGGTTCCTGGGCGATGCGACCGATGGGCAGGTCCATGCCTTTCCGGGGCAGGGCACGCATGTGCCGGTGTGGATTCTGGGGTCATCGACCTTTGGCGCGCAGCTGGCGGCCTATCTGGGCCTGCCCTATGCCTTTGCCAGCCATTTCGCGCCCGATTTCCTGCATCAGGCGGCGGCGACCTATCGGGCGCAGTTCCGGCCGTCGGCCTGGCTGGACAAGCCCTATTTCATGATGGGCATGGGCTGTTTCGCCGCCGAGACGGACGAGGAGGCGCGGTTCCTGCGCACCTCCATGCAGCAGACCTTTGCCAATCTGCGGCTGGGGCGGCCGGGCAAGCTGCAACCGCCGGTGCGGGATTACGAGACGCGGTTTGCGCCCTCGGTCCGGGCGGGGGTGGACCATGCGCTGTCCTGTTCGGCGACCGGCGGGCCGGAAACCTTGCGGGCCGAGTTCCTGCGGGTGACGGCGGATTTGCACCCCGACGAGGTGATCCTGGCCACGCAGGTCTTTGACCATGCGGCGCGCAAGCGCAGCTACGCGATTGCCGCCGAGGTGTTGCGCGGGCTGTAA